One Eurosta solidaginis isolate ZX-2024a chromosome 1, ASM4086904v1, whole genome shotgun sequence genomic window, gccctccatcatactttctgcaagcgatggaaggtggaatatctatccgaacttcaaaaacgagtgaagtggaagcatcccaaagaaaatatacacGTGGGagatctagttgtcatcaaagaggacaacttatctcccaacgaatggaggttaggcagagtcgtcaacgtacaccccggcgaagataaccgagtacgtgtagtcgacctcataaccgagaagggtcaagtcagacgacctttggtcaaactgatccttcttcccacggagatagattgtgcgaggaccaaaagcttcgcttaacaatccccccgttcctccacatccctccgttcaaaaaaaaaaaaaaaaaaataataaaatatcccactcactcgttattccataacgagtataccagaaaagcctttacgcagaccctcggtctgccacagaaaacaaaggcactcggcccataatcttttttaaattttcaaaattttaaaacccagcgctcgcccaccgaggccaatcaaccaccctaatgcagatccccatctgccacaaaacacttatttttaattttcaaaaccaaacccCATTTCACtcactcaccccgagcgaggacaccagaaccctaacgcagactcagGGTCTGCCACGGAACGCAGATGCACTCAGCCAAAGGAACGAGGCCAAGcaataacctaacgcagattCGATTTCTGCCACAAATCCAAAAGAATTTAAACGCATACAGCCACAGATTAATGATAATCGACGTGCTGATAAAATATCCGCAGGTCCACAATCACACATACTCGAGGGTGTTACATGGGACGAAGCTAATCGTATTAAGGAGGCCACCGTTTCACCAGCTGGCGATCATGTCGTGCTAATGGGCGCCGCCTCCAAGGGAATCATACAACGTGGCTATCAACATAATGCGGCCGTTTATAAGGCACCATATGCTAAGAATCCATTCGATAATGTAACCGATGATGAATTGAATGAATATAAGCGCACGGTAGAACGTAAAAAGAGCATTCATGGTGAATATACCGATACTGATTTCTCGGAATCAGCGCCACTGAGTTCGATGCCGATCTCAGCACCACAACAAACGAAACAAACAACAATCACACCTGCCGCAGTTAGTCAATCGGCACCAGAAGAGGTTTCAGAACACCAAGTAAGGAGAATACAAACTCAGCAAGCGCCAATTCCAAGCCAACACGAAGTAGTGCTGAGCGATGCTACCATAATCATATTGGCAGCAAAAACATCAACACaaattcataaaaattataaCCACCATCTTCAATTAAAAACTTCTGTGCCGCAACCCTATCGCACTTGCTCCCATTATGGTTTTAACTATCCAATTACTTATCAACCAAATATCCCAATACATCCAGCTAATTTGATCACCGCAGTACAATTGCAGCGTGAAAAGGTAATCGCCTTTATTAAGTCAACTGCAATGCGTTTAAATACGAGTTATTtctcacaacaaaaacaaagatcaTAAGAGATTTTTCACTTGGTTTATGCGGAACAATAAATGTATTAGCGGAAATGATTTGTAAAAAGGACGTTATCCAATGGTTTAAAGAACTCGAGAGTTATAAAAGAATTGACACAATGTGCACTTTGCTTAACATGTGTCCGCCATTTGAGTTACGTTTCTTAGGTACATGTCTAGAAGAATTAGGCCGGCGTGATTCACAAGAGCTACGCGGCATGGAATTGACGGTAAACAATCCTCAAGATTTGGCAGCTGATATAGCTGCATGTCAAAAGGCGAACCAACTGATAAGAAGATACGAGAAAAAAGGCGCTGTATTTCGCGTTAATACGGGCTTGCAATCGTACCTGCGTTACAGAGATATTCCGCACATTGGAAGGTTGGAGTGATCGTGATTTTTAAAGCATGAATGACTCAGATACATTACAGGAACTCCCATTGGTATATACTATGGTTGCGAATCATCCCGTTTTCTCATTCGACCAACAATGCAaatgtatacaaatttttgaaaagatAAGAGAAAATAAATTGGTTGTTGATGCGGATTTTCAAACACAACCACCTCCTTTACAACAACAAATGAATATGGATCAAACATTTGTAAATCCACAATTACAAGACCAACGTCAGCATTTGCCTCCGTCCCATCAAGAACTACCACAACATTTGCTCCATGCAATGCACATCCCTGGCCAACCACACCCACAGATATTAGCACCTTTGCGACACAAAAGCCACTACCCTTTGGCTTAAATTCAGCGTTGTGAATAGTAATAACTGCCGATAAAGAACGCGTCATGAGgcgaaaagaaattttaaatgctTTCTCTGCACAGGAATGTCGAAGCAACTCAAAAGGAATCAGCGAAGCTAAACTGTTAGCAATAACTGCAACAGAGACACCAACAAAGCATACAAAAATCCTTAATGGTAACAAAACGAAATAACGCACAGCAAAGCCTGTCATCCAAATCAATGTTATCGTTAGCGATATAAATTCATATTGCCGGTTTGTGCGAGTTAGCAGATTCCAGCTTTTTAATTCCTCCGCTTCAAAACGCGATGTAACCTCATCTTCAATAATGGATTCTACTCCCGCTTTGATATACCACAGACATTTTTCCAAGTTAAAACGTATTTCTTCATCCTTTTGGGAGTTTTCATAATCAGTCCTGGAAGTGTCATTGGCTGTGGGAAGAAGTACACTATCCCTACTAATAAGCGTATTGCCGTTTGTAGTGGGCAAACTGTTTTCCGTTTTTGATGTGATATGATATAGTCATTGGACTTGGCTTCTATAAAGGAAGGTGAAGCCTCCTCACCCTCTTTCTTCAGACGTTCTTTCGCTGCTGTTTCTATACTGAGACGTCCAAACTCAAATACCTTTAGCAAAAGTTTTACATATGCTCTGCGCACACCTACAGACTTATTTACGGCagacaaaataattaaaaacgaaataaatacaataaatggAATGCAAAAGAAATCTAAAACTGTTGTACTAAACATCATCTCTTTTTTTCAGCAAAACCTTATTCCTTTCAAATACTTTTAACCAATATAGAGCCTTTAACATTATGCCACATATACCAATGACATTTCTACAGGGTCTTCATAAGATAATTCAAGCAGATGGAACAATGCAACATCCTGTTCCGGTGGACCCTCATTTGATTTCCTTGAATGTCATTCCGAATGATACAAGTCCAATATTTCAACCATCTTGGCAACGGATGTATCCTCAAACTATCGAGGGTGTTATTAGCAGTGATGTGGCCGGTAACCCTCTACAAACGTTAATTCGCAATGGTTACCCCCGTAGACATAAAACAGGCACCACATATACACCTTTgatacatcaacaacaacaattaacCGTTAATCCACATTTTCAACCGGTCACAAACTATTCAACATTGGCTTATACAATGCAAAATATGTCAATGTCAGAGGGAGCTATTACCGGCTTAGATACCACGTTTATACCAAgttcaatgaattcaaataaaagtgTTGGAAGTGATACAGGTAGTTCAAATGGTTCATGTGGTGATGTTTCCCCACCAGAAACGCCAACACTGTCTAGTGTTTCATCAGGTTTACGACTCGGCGGTAGTGATAATTTGCATCAAAAACATTTTGGTTATAATACAAAACCAACGGGGAGTACAATGGCCGACCAGATAAATTAATTTCATCGAATGTTGCTGTAAATGCGGTTAGTACGACTGAAAGTGGTGGAATGTATAATCACCATTGCCAAATACACATCCAGCATTAACGCAACAGACTCAACCAATGTATGGTACAGAAATTATATTAGCTCCTGGCGGTAATGCAGGTGGCATTGATCTTATGCAAACAACTTCAttagctaataataataatagtggtGGTGTTGGTGGTAATAATATTGCTGTTGTCACATCGAATATGGGTACAAGTAATAATAATATAGCGAATAATCCTGTATTGATGAGTTCACCAACGGCAGGTGGTGCTGGTGGTAGTATACTTACGAATATAACACCAAATTCAGTTATACTACCATCGCCACATCCACAATATAATACAGCGTATCCATATCAAGCCGCACCTACCACACATCAACGTTTAATGAATCATACGGGGAACGTTTAGCTGCAATTGGATAATTACGTCTACTCATCCAAAGCATATGTATAATGCGTTCGTTTCCTTTAATAAGAAATATGCTACCCAAAATTacatctgaaaagaaaaaaaagaagaaaaaatttattgattaataaaaagaaatatataataATCAAATTCCCAATTTATGAAGCACTTACCTTTTTGTCTCGATATGCGTACGCACGCCTCGCGCTCTAGGAGATGAAAGAAAACGCAACGGGAAAAAATCGTACGATGTCATCCCGTTGTCCCAATTCATGGGAGTTTCCATTCAATATACGtatgtgtgtatgaatgttcccgagcattttttttctcttttttgtctttgctgccggtaaatatctaccagtacgcgaaccttttaagaggaaaatgttggtagacacaaaaaaaaaaaaatgaaaatagtagtagttggtaatttttaccaagaaaacaacagctaccgttcatatttgtaccaaacaattattaatgtattgtaaaacaaataacacGCATTTCAAGGAAAAGACACCTTTAAAacacgtaaacaagacaaaattacatgtacCTTTGTATATATCTACATAGCTTATACCAGggatgcttaacgaacgaaacgatataatttcgttacgataatcaacgttaataaacgaaacgaagtcatttcgtttcgtttattaacgttaagaacgtcaaattaacgttaatttcacGATCTTAAcgataataaacgaaacgaaattacttcgtttcgtttattgacgttgattatcgtaacgaaatgatatcgtttcgttggttaagcatgcctggcttatacctatacgatactcacttttttcctgtatcgtgagtgtgaaatactGACAAACATGTACCAAAACGTCTAATCCCAGCAAGAATATTCCCAAGTACCCAAAATACTGCCACCAAATAAtcgatttcggcatgttatcgtttacgtaaaactttttattttcgtttaaattattcacggaaaaaaaaaaaaactgagaaaaatagcgcagaaaatatttgCTATATTATCTTATCAAAAATTCATTTCCTGTTTTAAgttcttcacaaatttttcaaaatttacttatttggtcagtatcgcctcctaatgttagttgggtgggctctgcaattcaatactttaaaattatcgcagtatacgttttcagtgcgaaaatactgaaatattggtagaatctaagttatggtagcagaagtagtagaaaatgaaaaatgggtcaaaaaggttggtcaaactaccaatgcggtaaagtccgtgcactgactgcccatatacttctCCAACGTATGTAcacatatatgccgagttttaaatgcacattatattagggatgcataaaaagatgcaaacgggtacccaaaaacccgtttccggaaaaaaatcggtaccggagccaaagacccttcgggaaccgtggcgtttgctaaaggccatcaataaaacaggactacaagcgtacttggggaaaagttgaagaaataagtgaatggcaatacaaacaaataaaaaattatacagtttataaatcccccccccccccccctcttccaaaacgaacatttcctttattttttttttggtttttagcaccaacaacacaaataacagcgactcaaaagaacccacgctatacactttctacccggttcggtaccagaatgtgcgaaccgaaaatcgtaaaggcaaatttttctgcagcactagtgtgcccgtggctaactaaaacgctaccgggtgaaacaaaataaacaaaataaggcactaaagacccaggcacataacgtgcggggaaagaggccatgcatataatgcacgccacatatgaatatttttgtttatgcagcgacagatgtttccccttatgcgcgcgctaataaaatttcccaaatccccaataatacaactagggaccactcgcccccgcattttcgagaatgactcgacccagtcaaacatattgcatttctttcagaaaaatgggtcgcttagccgctatgcaacgaagcgctgccaagaacgtcatgcgttatacgtcggaatgccgcgcttgttataagcaacatcccatacgcctgtgtcccatctttcgggccaaaaaacccgaggagcgtctttacttagcgatccgcggggagctgctgtggaaattgcttggctctagaccaccgctcgaacgcgtgcccaagccaaggccgatgtaaaaaatgcggcgaaaaacatcacacgatgcttcacatctcctcgattgatgaagaggaacagctactccacgaagcccgctccaaatcatggagtgtacaagttgaggaggagctggaatcaccccgtgagcgaATTGACGACTCCatctcgttatatgcgtcagatgctggaacggagactgggcctcttcgtccagctcgaatccaccgaaccggagcggagactcggtctcttcgcccgaacacaacaccagcagccaaatcgtatcgaccgcttttgcagcacgaaaggaagcggctccagcacaacccatctacagtccagcgccatgttcgcgacggccgagcggagactcggtttcttcgccggcaaactaaggacgctcaacgaagacaaccaccgcgcgatcgcagagcggagacaaggcctcttcgcctgcaacaaagatatcacacccatcatcaaccacgagatcgcagtcatggatccaactcgctgcagctcactaccgtgtccgccttccgggcagggctcctagccccgcattcagctgccaccgccaccatgataccgacggtagcgatcacccccaccgcggtcgtgaaaatagaagcaggggggcggctacacctcgttcgtgccttaatcgacggatgctcccccaccacagtgattgcggatgagctcgcccaggagctccaacttcctaccagcaacattggcgggcaagcaggatgtctgctgcgtatccgaggaagacacggacagaacagaaggattgcgacccatgctgcggtcgtagccaattttcggcgcacgacacccacaaccagcatcgacagtgccatcgcagccccgtacgcacatcttcgtctggcggatccgcagttctactcatccgccccgatccgcctcgtcctaggcacagatgtatatgccgagataatactcccagggattctgcccaccacgtttggccctttgttagctcagagtaccatcttcggttgggtactctcg contains:
- the LOC137237614 gene encoding protein hu-li tai shao-like, whose amino-acid sequence is MRECSDHDSISATNPKEFKRIQPQINDNRRADKISAGPQSHILEGVTWDEANRIKEATVSPAGDHVVLMGAASKGIIQRGYQHNAAVYKAPYAKNPFDNVTDDELNEYKRTVERKKSIHGEYTDTDFSESAPLSSMPISAPQQTKQTTITPAAVSQSAPEEVSEHQVRRIQTQQAPIPSQHEVVLSDATIIILAAKTSTQIHKNYNHHLQLKTSVPQPYRTCSHYGFNYPITYQPNIPIHPANLITAVQLQREKVIAFIKSTAMRLNTSYFSQQKQRS